The Salmo salar chromosome ssa06, Ssal_v3.1, whole genome shotgun sequence genome window below encodes:
- the LOC106606699 gene encoding hydroxyacylglutathione hydrolase, mitochondrial isoform X2 translates to MKVELLPALTDNYMYLLIDEESKEAAIIDPVEPVKVVEAIRKHGVRLTTVLTTHHHWDHAGGNEKMVRLVPGLTVYGGDDRVDALTKKVKHSNTFKVGSLTVKCLFTPCHTTGHICYLVTKDNSTEPPAVFTGDTLFVAGCGKFFEGTAEQMYRALIDVLGRLPPETRVYCGHEYTVNNLKFAQHVEPDNEVIKKKLAWAKEKVLNGEPTIPSTVAEEFKFNPFMRVKEKSVQEHAGQNDPVETMRSLRKEKDGFRVPKE, encoded by the exons ATGAAGGTAGAACTGCTGCCAGCCCTCACTGACAACTATATGTACCTTCTCATTGATGAGGAGTCAAAGGAAGCTGCCATCATAGACCCAGTTGAACCAGTGAAG GTTGTAGAAGCTATCAGAAAGCACGGTGTGAGACTTACGACAGTTCTGACCACCCATCACCATTG ggACCATGCGGGAGGCAATGAGAAGATGGTGAGGCTGGTGCCTGGTCTCACTGTGTACGGAGGAGATGACCGGGTGGATGCCCTCACTAAGAAAGTCAAACACTCCAACACGTTCAAA GTTGGTTCACTTACAGTCAAGTGTTTGTTTACGCCATGCCACACCACTGGCCACATTTGCTACCTTGTGACCAAAGACAACAGCACTGAGCCTCCAGCTGTCTTCACAG GGGACACACTGTTTGTTGCTGGCTGTGGGAAGTTTTTTGAGGGTACAGCTGAACAGATGTACAGGGCATTGATAGATGTGCTGGGACGTCTGCCCCCTGAAACA CGTGTTTACTGTGGTCATGAGTACACCGTCAACAATCTGAAGTTCGCTCAACATGTGGAGCCTGACAACGAGGTCATCAAGAAAAAACTAGCGTGGGCAAAG GAGAAGGTCCTTAATGGAGAACCCACCATCCCCTCCACTGTGGCTGAAGAATTCAAATTCAACCCCTTTATGAGAGTGAA AGAGAAGTCTGTGCAAGAGCATGCTGGGCAGAATGACCCTGTTGAAACCATGAGGAGTCTCCGTAAGGAGAAAGATGGCTTCCGGGTCCCCAAGGAGTGA
- the LOC106606699 gene encoding hydroxyacylglutathione hydrolase, mitochondrial isoform X1 — MFYRSLVASACTLGVLGAAATYKIAPAHVQAALLHQEAPDIPIRKSLLVAQSDMKVELLPALTDNYMYLLIDEESKEAAIIDPVEPVKVVEAIRKHGVRLTTVLTTHHHWDHAGGNEKMVRLVPGLTVYGGDDRVDALTKKVKHSNTFKVGSLTVKCLFTPCHTTGHICYLVTKDNSTEPPAVFTGDTLFVAGCGKFFEGTAEQMYRALIDVLGRLPPETRVYCGHEYTVNNLKFAQHVEPDNEVIKKKLAWAKEKVLNGEPTIPSTVAEEFKFNPFMRVKEKSVQEHAGQNDPVETMRSLRKEKDGFRVPKE; from the exons ATGTTTTACAGGTCACTGGTAGCGAGTGCCTGCACTCTTGGCGTTCTTGGAGCCGCTGCAACGTATAAAATTG CCCCTGCGCACGTCCAAGCAGCCCTTCTACACCAGGAAGCTCCTGATATCCCGATAAGGAAGTCTTTACTGGTGGCGCAGAGCGACATGAAGGTAGAACTGCTGCCAGCCCTCACTGACAACTATATGTACCTTCTCATTGATGAGGAGTCAAAGGAAGCTGCCATCATAGACCCAGTTGAACCAGTGAAG GTTGTAGAAGCTATCAGAAAGCACGGTGTGAGACTTACGACAGTTCTGACCACCCATCACCATTG ggACCATGCGGGAGGCAATGAGAAGATGGTGAGGCTGGTGCCTGGTCTCACTGTGTACGGAGGAGATGACCGGGTGGATGCCCTCACTAAGAAAGTCAAACACTCCAACACGTTCAAA GTTGGTTCACTTACAGTCAAGTGTTTGTTTACGCCATGCCACACCACTGGCCACATTTGCTACCTTGTGACCAAAGACAACAGCACTGAGCCTCCAGCTGTCTTCACAG GGGACACACTGTTTGTTGCTGGCTGTGGGAAGTTTTTTGAGGGTACAGCTGAACAGATGTACAGGGCATTGATAGATGTGCTGGGACGTCTGCCCCCTGAAACA CGTGTTTACTGTGGTCATGAGTACACCGTCAACAATCTGAAGTTCGCTCAACATGTGGAGCCTGACAACGAGGTCATCAAGAAAAAACTAGCGTGGGCAAAG GAGAAGGTCCTTAATGGAGAACCCACCATCCCCTCCACTGTGGCTGAAGAATTCAAATTCAACCCCTTTATGAGAGTGAA AGAGAAGTCTGTGCAAGAGCATGCTGGGCAGAATGACCCTGTTGAAACCATGAGGAGTCTCCGTAAGGAGAAAGATGGCTTCCGGGTCCCCAAGGAGTGA
- the fahd1 gene encoding fumarylacetoacetate hydrolase domain-containing protein 1, with protein MTSRNVSRFWEWGKKIICVGRNYADHAKELNNVVPTEPVLFLKTPSAYLTEGSPIIIPKYSNSVHHEIELGVVIGKGGTAIPQSSAMQHVAGYALCLDMTARDVQDDCKSKGLPWTLAKAFNTSCPVSEFIPKERIPDLGNVKIWLKVNGQMRQNGCTSQMIFSIPFLISYISEIITLEEGDLILTGTPKGVSAVQVHDELHAGIDDVVSMTFKVGRL; from the coding sequence ATGACTTCACGAAATGTATCTCGATTTTGGGAGTGGGGAAAGAAAATCATCTGTGTTGGGAGGAACTACGCCGACCATGCAAAGGAGCTGAATAACGTCGTCCCAACAGAGCCCGTGTTGTTCCTGAAGACTCCATCTGCATATCTGACAGAGGGCTCACCTATCATCATTCCCAAATACTCCAACAGTGTACACCATGAAATCGAGTTGGGGGTGGTCATCGGGAAAGGGGGCACCGCTATCCCCCAATCCTCCGCGATGCAACACGTCGCAGGGTACGCCCTGTGCTTGGATATGACAGCTCGGGATGTCCAGGATGACTGCAAGTCTAAAGGTCTTCCGTGGACTCTGGCCAAAGCGTTCAACACATCTTGTCCCGTCAGTGAATTCATCCCCAAAGAGCGGATACCTGACCTGGGAAACGTAAAGATCTGGCTCAAAGTGAACGGCCAGATGCGCCAGAATGGCTGCACCTCTCAGATGATCTTCTCTATTCCCTTTCTCATCAGCTACATCAGTGAGATCATCACCCTAGAAGAGGGGGATCTGATTCTCACTGGGACTCCCAAGGGTGTATCCGCTGTGCAGGTGCACGATGAACTACATGCTGGCATAGATGATGTTGTCAGCATGACTTTTAAAGTTGGCAGACTTTGA